GGCCGTGAAGGAGCTTGCGGGCTTCGACTTCGAGGCACAGCCGTCGATCGATCCGAAGCAGATCCGCGACCTGGCCGCGTCACGTTGGATCGCCAACGGCGAGAACGTGCTGCTGCTCGGCCCGCCGGGCGTCGGTAAGACGCACTTGTCGATCGCGCTCGGGCGAGAGGCGATCCTGGCCGGTTACACGGTGCAGTTCACCACGGCGACGACCCTGGTCGCTGGCATGGCCAAGGTGCACGGCGAGCGGCGCCTGGACGAGAAACTGCTCGCGCTGGCGAAGCCAAAGCTGCTGATCGTCGACGAACTCGGCTACCTGCCGCTGGAGCCCGACGCGGCGCATCTGTTCTTCCAGCTGGTCAGCCGCCGCTACGAAACCGGCGCCATGCTGATCACGTCGAACCGCAGCGTTTCCGAATGGGGCACCGTGTTCGCCGATCCGGTCGTCGCCACTGCGATCCTCGACCGGCTCTTGCACCACAGCCACGTGCTGACCATCCGCGGCGACAGCTATCGGCTCCGCGCCAAGCGAAAGAGCGGCCTCATCAAGGCGCCCGCCGCTGACGGCCCTCCGGTCGGCTCCGCCTCCCTCCGTCCCGTCAGCGGCGGAGCCAACCTTCAACTGCCATCATGAACCCGAGGGTGGGGGCAGTTCTTCATGACGCAAAGGGGGCACTTCCGGATGGCGTTTGACACGCGTCGGACCTGTCTCGTTCCGATGTGCGCGAGCAGCCGTGCAGACCCATGGGTCGGAACGGCCCCAAGCCCATCTCTGGGGCTGGAGGGGGACGAGCCGGGGCCGCCAGCGCACGCTAACGCAACGCATGCGCTGGAGTAATCTCAGCCTGAGATTACTGTTCGTATGTATAAAATGACGAATATCGCAGATTAAATTCAAAGGGAGCGAGAAGACGGCTCCGGGTAGCCCCGGGGTGGGACCCGGAGCCGTCCTGCCAACCCTTCAGGCCAGCCCGCGTGAAGGGCTAACGGGCAGGGAAATTTTCAATGCCCTGCGTCGTTCCTACTACCTTTGGAGGGGCCTTTGCCTCCGTGCTGGAGGGACCGCAATTCAGGGTCTTGATTTTTCCGGCATCATTAAAAGCCAAGACCGCCTTCACGACCTTTTTCGCGGTGACGTAGGAGATCAGTGCCCCGCCGGGCGAGGGCTGAAGATCGTCCAGCTCGGCAGCGGGGTATTCTTTAGACGGGCAGCCCAGTAGCTTCGCAGGGCCTCCCTGCCGGTGATAGCTAATCCGTCACAATCGCAGAACACCACAGCATCTTCGGCGTACATGTCGACTATCGCTTCAATGTCGCCCGCACGGTAGGCATCAAACCAATCGACGGCAGCGGCCATTGGGTCGAAAGACATGACAAGCACCTCCATGTCCGCGATTTGGCGAGGCACCCAGCTAAGTCTTTGGCCAAATCGACCGTGAATGTTTGCTGTTCCCACTCGACCAAGCCCATATGCCGGTTGCCATAGGGCTATACCCATCCACTAGCCTTTTGCCGGACCGTCGAGGCGAAGGTAGCAAGCTAGCTTGTCGGAGGTGTCAGCAGCCGGACATAGGTGCCGCTCTCGTGCAGCTCCATCCATCCCTGCTCGATGGCAGAGGCGAGCCTCGCACCGAATTCCGGCCCCGTCGCCTTGAGAGTGAAGAGAAACGGCGCATTGATCTTCTCGATATGGATGCGCCCGTCTTGAACCGGCGCGATGCAACCAGCCAACTCGATCAGCTTGCGCGCGGCAGCCTCCGGCTTGCCGTAGGGCCGCTCCTCGACGTTTCTGGTCATGCACCGCACGCCGCTTGGACATCGCTGCCACTTTCAAACGGGCGGCGCCGAGTGCGTCAAGATCAGAGCGAAACCACACAGTCAGCCCTCTGCCCACAAAAGAACGCAAGTGAGGCTTGGAACGTGGATAAAACCAAGGGTTGCCGGTTCTTTCCAAAGATCGTGGAGTACCAGTGATGGATGCTTTGGATCAAGTTGGCATCAATTCGGGGGAAGCCCCTCATCAGGAAAAAAAGCAGAGGTAGACCTCGTCGTGGAGGCCACTTTCGGCACTGCCGTGCTGGCTGCGATGGCGGGCTGGCTTTACGTTTTATACCGGGGCGTCACCCTCGCAATAAGTTTGGTGGTTTGACCGGAGGGAAAGACTGCCTGTCAGATGACGGAAATCGCGCGAGGCTCATAGAACGGACCCCGGCCAAATGGGGCATGACCGGGGCCGCATTGCAAGAGCTACTCCAGTTCAGCAGCTCCGCCGGGTTCTTGGGCAAGGACCCGACATCACGATAAATTTTCGGATTGCCAGACGTTCCCTCAAGCTCGGGAGTAGCGGCCCGGTCGTTTGGGGTGATCCATGGGCTCAAACGCCTTTGCCAGCTCTTCGGGTCCGATCGCCTTGAAGGTGAGCCACGCGGTCTTGAAGCGCTCCTTGGCTTCCCGGAGGGTGGGCCTGGAATGGGCACGGTGACGGTCCAGAGCCAGATTGGTGCCCATCCCAGCCCGCTTACCTGGAGCGTGTACAGGAATGGACAGTTGATCTTCTCGATGGGAATGCGCCCGTCGGTCACCCTTGAGCTAGATCAACCTTTTGGCCAGCAAGAACGCGAACCTTGCGGCTCGAAGGTTCAGGATTGCAACGCAGCGCCCATCGCGGTGGGCGTCGCGGTGCAATTGCGCACCATTGATGGAGGGAATGAAAATGAAACGTCCGGTTCTATTGGCGTTGTGCATCCCCTTTATGTTCTCGGCTTCGGCGTATGCCTCTGACTTCAAGCAGGAAGCCAGTCAGATCGCAAAGTCCTACGAGGCTTGCTACACCAAGCAGGACCCGGCATGCGTCGCCGCGCTGTACACCAAGGATGGGGTTTTTATTAACGCGACAGGAATGCAAGACGTGGCGACCGCTTATGCGGGTACTTTCAAGGCGGGTTTCAACAAGCTCGATGCCACGGTCGATGAGGTGTGGCAGGTTGATAATGACACCCCGGCCGCAATGGGCAAATTCCACATCACCGGCAAGAACGACAAGGGCGACGCGCTGGATGCATCGGGTACTTGGAGCGCCGTCTACGTCAAGTCAGACGACAAATGGAAGATCCGAATGCTGACAGCATCGCCAGCTCCACCCAAGAAAGACTGATTATTAAAGCGGAGCACCCGTCTGCCCGACACGAAGGAGGCTGCCACGGTTGCGACACCAAGTCGGCCTCTTGCGCGGCACGGCGCGGCTTCACTTCAATCGCACACGACGTCGAACACGAAGTCGGCCCGATGCACCGGCTTCCAGTCCCCGTGGTGGGCGCGTCAAGATCGGGAGTAGCGACCCGGCCGGTTGGCGTGATCCATGGCCTCGAACGCCTTCGTTAGCTCTTCGGGGCGGACCTTCGCCTTGGAGGAGAGCCAGGCCGCCTTAAAGCGCTCTGGCGCCAATCGTCTGGAACACCCACCGCGGCAGCACGCCGAGGGTGCACCTGCTGCTGGAGAACTGCATTAATCAAAGTGAATCGACTCCACCTGGCCATGGCCACAGCCGTGGAGCGGCGCTGGTTCAAGCTGGCGAACCTTCGTGGTAGCGTATGTCGTGTCGCGCTTTGCCCCCATTGGCGCGGCGCACGCCGCGGGCGCTGTTCCAGACCAACGCGTGCGGCTTTCTTTTGGGCACTTTAGGCCCG
This is a stretch of genomic DNA from Bradyrhizobium sp. CB2312. It encodes these proteins:
- a CDS encoding nuclear transport factor 2 family protein; translation: MSFDPMAAAVDWFDAYRAGDIEAIVDMYAEDAVVFCDCDGLAITGREALRSYWAARLKNTPLPSWTIFSPRPAGH
- a CDS encoding nuclear transport factor 2 family protein produces the protein MKRPVLLALCIPFMFSASAYASDFKQEASQIAKSYEACYTKQDPACVAALYTKDGVFINATGMQDVATAYAGTFKAGFNKLDATVDEVWQVDNDTPAAMGKFHITGKNDKGDALDASGTWSAVYVKSDDKWKIRMLTASPAPPKKD